GGCCCAGATCCTGGCCACGGCCGATTCCGCCCTCGCGACCCGCTTGGCGGAGTACCGCCAGTCCCTTCACGATCAGGTGGCGGCTAAGGACGCCCGCTTGCTGGAGCTGGGCAGTGCCGCTTACTTGGCACAAATGTGATTGGTTGAGGCGGTGTTGGGGTGACCCATGCTTGAGCGTTTGGTTCTGCCGCCCTGGTTGCGCCTGAGCCTGGCGCTGCCGCTCTTGGCCTTGAACCTATGGGTGCTTCGGCAGTTGCTGTTGCCCCTCGCCCCCTTCCCGGCGCTCTTCGTCGGGGCGGCGTTGATCGCCTTTTTGCTCGACCTGCCTACCCGTTGGTTGGCCCGCCGCGGGCTGCCCCGGGGCTTGGCGGTGCTCTTGGTGGTGGGGTTGTCCTTGACCCTCTTGGTCTTGGCGGCCCTCTGGTTGGTGCCGCGGTTGATCGAGCAGCTCGGGGAGCTGATCAACTCCCTGCCCTCGTGGTTGGTGGAGGCCGAGGCCCTGCTGGATCGCCTGGAGATCTGGGCCGCCGATCGCGGCCTGCCCACGGAATTCACCGACTTGAGCAGCACCCTCTTCGCCCGGGCGAGCCAGCTCGCGAGTCAACTCAGCCAACGGGCTCTGGGGATCCTGGGGGCCACGGTGGGGCTCACGGTCAACATCGTGATCGTGGCCGTCCTGGCCCTCTTCCTGTTGCTGGGGGGCGACCCGATCGTGGCGGGCCTGGCCCGCTGGTTGCCTGATGGCACCCGGGAGTTGGTCACCGGCACATTGAACCGCACCTTCCGCGGCTACTTCGCCGGCCAGGTCCTCTTGGCCTTGATCCTCAGCGCCCTGCAGATCGTGGTCTTCACCCTGCTGGGGATTCCCTATGGGGTGCTGTTTGCGGTGGCGATTGGCTTCACCACCCTGGTGCCCTACGCCAGTGCCCTGACCATCGTTCTGGTGAGCGTTCTGCTCGCCTTGGATGATCCCCGCACCGGCATTGAGGTTCTGGCGGCGGCCATCAGCGTCGGCCAGGTGGTGGACCAGGTAATCCAGCCCCGCTTGATGGGCAGCATCGTTGGCCTGCAGCCCGCTTGGCTGCTGGTCGCGTTGCCCATCGGCGCCCGTGTGGGCAGCCTGATGGGCTTCGGCGATTTGCTCGGCTTGCTGCTGGCGGTTCCGGTCGCCAGCTGCCTGAAAACCTTTCTGGATGCCTGGGGGCAGCAGCCTGCCCCCGAGGCGATCACTGAGGAATCACGCCCGCTTCGCGCAGGTGGTTGATCACCACGTCGACGCAGGCCTCCAGGCTTTGGCTGCCGGTGTCCACCCGCAGTTCGGGGTTCTCCGGCGCTTCGTAGGGGCTTGAGATGCCGGTGAATTCCTTGATCTCCCCGGCGCGGGCTTTGGCGTAGAGGCCTTTGGTGTCCCGCTCTTCGCAGACGCTCAGGTCGGCGGCGCAGTGGATCTCCACAAAGTCACCGCCCTCCACCAGGGCCCGGGCCCGGTCACGGTCGGCCTTGAAGGGGGAGACGAAGGCGGTCAGCACGACCACGCCGGCATCCAGGAACAACTTGCTTACTTCACCGATCCGCCGGATGTTCTCCTCGCGGTCCGCATCGGAGAAGCCCAGGTCCTTGCAGAGCCCGTGGCGGATGTTGTCGCCATCTAGCACGTAGCAGGCCAGGCCGCGCTCGAAGAGGGCCTGGTTGACCGCGTTGGCGAGGGTGCTCTTGCCGGAGCCACTCAGGCCGGTGAACCAGAGGATGGCGCTGCGATGACCCCGCTGCTCAGCGCGGGCCGCGCGATCCACCGAGGCGTGGTGCCAGGCGATGTTGGTGGAGGCGCCCTTATTGGTGAGCTCTCCGTAGGTGGGGGATGCGGTCATGGCGGGCCTGGGGAGCGACGTCGGGCCATTCTCCCCGCTGGCTGGTCCAACCCTCAGCCGCCGGCTTGCTTGGGCCGATACCCCGCCTTCTCCAGGGCGGCGAGGGCGGCGGCCACCTGGTCCCCCTGCAGTTCGATCACCCCGTCCTTGACGGTCCCGCCGGTGCCGGCCGCCGCCTTTAGCTGTTTCAGCAGCGCCTTGAGGTCGCTCTCTGCCGCCTCCAGACCGGTGATGGCCGTCACCATCTTTCCGCCCTTGCCCGCCTTGGTGCGCTGCACCCGCACCCGCTGCTGGGCCTTGGGGGTCGAGGCCGCAGGGGCGCCGCTGGCCCGCTCCAGGCTTTCAGGCCGTGTGAACTCTTGCCAGCCACCCTTCGGCATCGCTTTGGATGTGTCTTGGTTCCAGTTCAGCGCAACGGAGGCCAACCATGGATTTGCCGGCCGTTCAGATCGAGGTCTGGCGCCTGGGTCTGCAGGGACAGCCTCCCCGGGAGGTCTGTCGCCCCCAGCCCATCAGCGGCTCGTTGGCGAGTTCCGTCAGCGGCAGCGACCTCTGCCGTCAGGAGGCCCAGCACATCCGGATCGATCAACCCGCGGGTTGGCCAGTCCTCCCCCCACCGCCAGTTCCTACCCTGGACTGAATCCGCGCGCTCCTGGTGACCAGCACCGTTCCTTCGATGACGTCGGCCCAGGGCGCCCCCGACCCGGCGGAACTGGCCCTGGAGTCCAGGCCCAACAGCATGGGTCGCTACGGCCAGTTCGGTGGTCAGTACGTCCCCGAAACCCTTATTCCCGCCCTGGCGGAACTGGAGCAGGCCGCGGCGGAGGCCTGGAAGGATCCTGCCTTCACCGACCGGCTCAACCATCTGCTGCGCACCTACGTTGGCCGGCCCAACCCCCTCTATGAAGCGGAGCGGCTCAGCGAGCACTACCGCCGCCCCGAGGGCGGTCCGCGCATTTGGCTGAAGCGTGAGGACCTGAACCACACCGGCGCCCACAAGATCAATAACGCCCTCGGGCAGGCCCTCCTGGCCCTGCGGATGGGCAAGAAGCGGATCATTGCGGAAACCGGTGCCGGTCAGCACGGTGTGGCCACGGCCACGGTCTGTGCCCGCTTCGGCCTCGAGTGTGTCGTCTACATGGGCGCCGAGGACATGCGCCGTCAGGCCCTGAACGTCTTCCGGATGCGCCTGCTCGGGGCCACGGTTCAGCCCGTGACGGCGGGCACGGCCACTCTGAAGGACGCCACCAGTGAGGCGATCCGCGATTGGGTGACCAATGTGGAGACCACCCACTACATCCTCGGTTCCGTCGCTGGCCCCCATCCCTTCCCGATGTTGGTGCGTGACTTCCACGCTGTGATCGGCGAGGAAACCAAGCGCCAGTGCCATGAGGCCTTCGGCCGCAACCCCGATGTGTTGGTGGCCTGTGTGGGCGGTGGCTCCAACGCCATGGGGCTGTTCCATCCCTTTGTCCCCGACACCAACGTCCGCTTGATCGGTGTCGAAGCCGCCGGCGACGGTGTCCCGACGGGCCGCCACGCCGCGACCATCACCGAAGGCCGTCTGGGTGTGCTCCACGGCGCCATGAGCCTGCTGCTGCAGGACAGCGAAGGGCAGGTGCAAGAGGCCCACTCGA
This DNA window, taken from Synechococcus sp. LTW-R, encodes the following:
- a CDS encoding AI-2E family transporter, which translates into the protein MLERLVLPPWLRLSLALPLLALNLWVLRQLLLPLAPFPALFVGAALIAFLLDLPTRWLARRGLPRGLAVLLVVGLSLTLLVLAALWLVPRLIEQLGELINSLPSWLVEAEALLDRLEIWAADRGLPTEFTDLSSTLFARASQLASQLSQRALGILGATVGLTVNIVIVAVLALFLLLGGDPIVAGLARWLPDGTRELVTGTLNRTFRGYFAGQVLLALILSALQIVVFTLLGIPYGVLFAVAIGFTTLVPYASALTIVLVSVLLALDDPRTGIEVLAAAISVGQVVDQVIQPRLMGSIVGLQPAWLLVALPIGARVGSLMGFGDLLGLLLAVPVASCLKTFLDAWGQQPAPEAITEESRPLRAGG
- a CDS encoding translation initiation factor; the encoded protein is MPKGGWQEFTRPESLERASGAPAASTPKAQQRVRVQRTKAGKGGKMVTAITGLEAAESDLKALLKQLKAAAGTGGTVKDGVIELQGDQVAAALAALEKAGYRPKQAGG
- the cysC gene encoding adenylyl-sulfate kinase translates to MTASPTYGELTNKGASTNIAWHHASVDRAARAEQRGHRSAILWFTGLSGSGKSTLANAVNQALFERGLACYVLDGDNIRHGLCKDLGFSDADREENIRRIGEVSKLFLDAGVVVLTAFVSPFKADRDRARALVEGGDFVEIHCAADLSVCEERDTKGLYAKARAGEIKEFTGISSPYEAPENPELRVDTGSQSLEACVDVVINHLREAGVIPQ
- the trpB gene encoding tryptophan synthase subunit beta, encoding MTSTVPSMTSAQGAPDPAELALESRPNSMGRYGQFGGQYVPETLIPALAELEQAAAEAWKDPAFTDRLNHLLRTYVGRPNPLYEAERLSEHYRRPEGGPRIWLKREDLNHTGAHKINNALGQALLALRMGKKRIIAETGAGQHGVATATVCARFGLECVVYMGAEDMRRQALNVFRMRLLGATVQPVTAGTATLKDATSEAIRDWVTNVETTHYILGSVAGPHPFPMLVRDFHAVIGEETKRQCHEAFGRNPDVLVACVGGGSNAMGLFHPFVPDTNVRLIGVEAAGDGVPTGRHAATITEGRLGVLHGAMSLLLQDSEGQVQEAHSISAGLDYPGVGPEHSYLKTIGRAEYGAVTDAEALDALQLLCQLEGIIPALETAHAFAWLDKLCPTLAPGTEVVLNLSGRGDKDVNTVADRFGSALS